The Desmonostoc muscorum LEGE 12446 genome includes a region encoding these proteins:
- a CDS encoding phosphotransferase: MNDKVITDISQITLDWLNSVLIDSKALVTGRVEDFALAKLAEGIALSGSANARIAKIQLQYKLGTTGTLPTSLFLKMCAGNDSIFGASEVNYYTRDYIHLTNPPFPTCYHAGYAENPRRYHILLEDLSASHRPNWQVKPTLAYGCAVAQALATLHAHFWGTEKLETIGASIPTEMEIERYVNHVQPGLLPMLEEVSTEIDGSWSSALMDVFQYHPAKMIERTKNLSGFTLIHGDVNPGNILSPLNKTGKTYLIDRQPFDWSLTTWLGVSDIAYMMVHWWDSDFRRQWEIPVLRKYHASLIYDGVSDYAWEQLINDYKLTAVQSLYVATQWCVLEEDRRKMKWVWFPQLQKSMTAFFDLNCSELWTY, translated from the coding sequence ATGAATGATAAAGTAATTACTGACATTAGTCAGATAACTCTTGATTGGCTAAATTCGGTACTAATCGACAGCAAAGCACTGGTAACAGGAAGGGTCGAAGATTTTGCGTTAGCGAAGCTCGCCGAAGGCATCGCACTTTCAGGTAGTGCAAATGCCCGTATTGCCAAAATCCAGCTTCAGTATAAGTTAGGAACAACAGGTACACTACCAACATCACTATTCCTGAAAATGTGTGCAGGCAACGATAGCATTTTTGGAGCATCTGAAGTCAATTACTATACACGAGATTATATTCATCTCACAAATCCACCGTTTCCTACTTGCTACCATGCAGGCTACGCAGAAAATCCTCGTCGCTATCACATTCTTTTAGAAGATTTATCTGCAAGTCATCGGCCTAATTGGCAAGTTAAGCCAACACTGGCTTATGGGTGCGCGGTTGCTCAGGCGCTAGCCACATTACATGCACATTTTTGGGGAACCGAAAAATTAGAAACCATCGGTGCTAGTATTCCCACAGAGATGGAAATTGAACGATACGTAAATCATGTGCAGCCTGGATTATTGCCGATGTTAGAGGAGGTTAGCACTGAGATTGATGGCTCATGGTCATCAGCACTTATGGATGTGTTTCAGTACCATCCTGCCAAAATGATTGAACGTACAAAAAATCTATCTGGCTTCACGTTAATTCATGGTGATGTCAATCCTGGAAATATTCTCTCTCCTTTGAATAAGACTGGTAAAACCTATCTGATTGATCGCCAACCGTTTGACTGGTCATTGACTACCTGGTTAGGAGTCAGCGATATTGCATATATGATGGTGCATTGGTGGGACTCCGATTTCCGACGGCAATGGGAAATTCCCGTCTTGCGTAAGTATCATGCAAGTCTCATTTACGATGGCGTTTCAGACTATGCTTGGGAGCAACTAATAAACGACTATAAACTAACTGCCGTTCAAAGTCTTTATGTTGCTACACAGTGGTGTGTATTGGAAGAAGACCGTCGCAAGATGAAATGGGTCTGGTTCCCACAATTGCAAAAGTCTATGACAGCCTTTTTTGACTTGAACTGTTCTGAGTTATGGACATATTGA
- a CDS encoding DUF4079 domain-containing protein, with protein sequence MQITDILGILHPAIAVIFVFPIIGIVVNFAWQTRQRRLQILAGNKSKIPPVVGLEHKQLGEWLTSAVVGVTLIGLSYPIGKNIIKNNLWNKTPIQVVLIVLMFAATIASLVLIYRAKQRVWRGVFGTLTGTGLVIIGFQDGVFRRDNEWYWSHFYIGMAAALLMIFSLAIVQDIYQDKSNRWRIIHTILNCIALLLFIGQGITGTRDLIEIPLSWQEQYIYQCDYANQTCPTSNPQAPK encoded by the coding sequence ATGCAAATAACAGATATTTTAGGTATTTTACATCCAGCGATCGCAGTTATTTTTGTCTTCCCAATCATCGGGATAGTTGTTAATTTTGCTTGGCAAACACGTCAACGTCGATTGCAAATTTTAGCTGGAAATAAGAGCAAAATTCCTCCAGTAGTAGGCTTAGAACACAAGCAATTAGGTGAATGGCTAACAAGTGCAGTTGTTGGAGTAACTTTAATAGGATTATCTTACCCAATTGGTAAAAATATTATCAAAAATAACTTGTGGAATAAAACACCTATTCAAGTTGTTTTGATTGTGTTAATGTTTGCCGCAACTATCGCATCTTTAGTATTAATTTATCGTGCTAAACAGCGAGTATGGCGAGGAGTTTTTGGCACTTTAACTGGTACAGGTTTAGTCATTATAGGCTTTCAGGACGGAGTATTTCGTCGTGACAATGAGTGGTACTGGTCACATTTTTATATTGGGATGGCCGCAGCACTATTGATGATTTTTTCTTTAGCAATTGTTCAAGATATTTATCAAGATAAATCCAATCGGTGGCGTATCATCCATACGATTTTAAATTGTATTGCTTTATTGCTATTTATTGGACAAGGTATAACAGGCACGCGAGACTTAATAGAAATTCCCCTGAGTTGGCAAGAACAGTACATTTATCAGTGTGATTATGCTAATCAAACTTGTCCAACGTCAAATCCTCAAGCACCGAAATAG